Proteins from a genomic interval of Trichoderma breve strain T069 chromosome 2, whole genome shotgun sequence:
- a CDS encoding fungal specific transcription factor domain-containing protein, whose protein sequence is MFVGPFDGRKKRSRCQACSTSHLKCSGQMPCSHCERRRIACVFGTTQKDNTRIILVDRGKQKTPATFKSPNQERRKQTSSSNGGSAVSSPSRILDNNLPFLYYFDIFIGRNNFTGKERSLVDEVKQLSGLHSNSYLMDAMLSLGAIQAVKLNASDVPPRNECLATALEYYSKSIIGLRDSINSPRKGDDSLYDTVLWTTLFLGLFELINDETGDGWQQHMTHGTAKALEASGPAKCRAGPSRKFFVQARIFEVSRTILGNESTFLTQPEWMDLSRRMWTGEHGDEWHPLDSLLDIMVMISNLRVRTAKFIEIQEECPDEEPTPEAHSICSDAVTLREALGSWYASYAQPGAKSATYLSDDGDASMLLSRIFFAAISIYLSGIFDYELTHWHQLGLISPTLDEQAVQSHTNTILGLSSLALDTTNLSPLLFLFPLRIAGARSRTQWQRDWISKLISRIGSGFAVATAIATELSYVWEIFGLKETPDGDENGLEVFEETSMQGALMVPLMPTAATEFVQASDLVLTFNDQEPLS, encoded by the exons ATGTTTGTCGGGCCCTTTGATGGCCGCAAGAAGCGGTCCCGCTGCCAAGCATGTTCAACCAGCCACCTCAAG TGTTCTGGCCAGATGCCTTGCAGCCATTGCGAGCGCCGGCGTATTGCTTGCGTATTTGGAACCACTCAAAAAGACAACACACGAATTATTCTGGTTGATCGAGGGAAGCAAAAGACTCCAGCAACCTTCAAGTCACCTAATCAAGAGAGGCGGAAACAGACATCGTCAAGTAACGGAGGATCCGCTGTTTCTTCTCCGTCACGAATTTTAGACAACAACCTGCCATTTCTGTACTACTTTGACATTTTCATTGGCCGGAATAACTTTACTGGAAAGGAACGTTCATTGGTCGATGAGGTGAAGCAGCTCTCCGGCCTTCATTCCAACTCATATCTTATGGATGCCATGCTGTCGCTCGGTGCGATCCAAGCAGTCAAGCTGAATGCTTCAGACGTTCCCCCGCGGAATGAATGTTTGGCAACTGCACTAGAATACTACTCAAAGTCCATCATAGGGCTACGCGATTCCATCAATAGCCCAAGGAAAGGTGACGATAGCCTATATGATACAGTGCTATGGACAACACTATTCCTTGGCCTGTTCGAA TTGATTAATGACGAAACTGGTGatggatggcagcagcacatGACCCATGGCACAGCAAAAGCCCTTGAAGCCAGCGGCCCGGCCAAGTGTCGAGCTGGCCCTAGCCGAAAGTTTTTTGTCCAAGCACGCATCTTCGAAGTATCGCGTACTATCCTGGGGAATGAATCAACATTTCTCACACAACCTGAATGGATGGATCTTTCTAGGCGGATGTGGACTGGCGAGCACGGAGATGAATGGCATCCCTTGGATTCTTTACTGGATATCATGGTCATGATATCTAATCTGCGAGTTCG AACGGCCAAGTTTATTGAAATACAAGAAGAATGCCCCGATGAGGAGCCCACTCCAGAAGCTCACTCGATATGCTCCGACGCCGTTACTCTTAGAGAAGCTCTCGGTAGCTGGTATGCATCATACGCGCAGCCTGGAGCTAAATCAGCCACCTACCTttctgatgatggagatgctaGCATGCTACTTTCGAGGATAttctttgctgccatcaGTATCTACTTGTCGGGCATATTCGACTATGAACTCACTCATTGGCACCAGCTTGGCCTCATATCGCCCACACTGGATGAACAAGCTGTCCAATCGCATACAAACACAATACTTGGGCTCTCTAGCTTGGCTCTCGACACAACTAATCTCTCGCCGCTGTTATTCTTGTTTCCATTGCGGATAGCTGGAGCTAGATCTAGAACACAGTGGCAGCGAGATTGGATAAGCAAGCTGATATCTAGGATTGGCAGCGGGTTCGCTGTGGCGACTGCTATCGCAACAGAGCTGAGCTATGTTTGGGAAATATTTGGTCTTAAAGAGACGCCTGATGGGGATGAGAATGGGCTGGAGGTGTTTGAAGAGACATCGATGCAGGGAGCACTCATGGTGCCTCTGATGCCCACTGCGGCGACAGAGTTTGTCCAAGCCAGCGACCTTGTTCTTACTTTTAATGACCAGGAGCCCTTATCATGA
- a CDS encoding pyridoxal-phosphate dependent enzyme domain-containing protein, protein MANSTQDKTHSESQVYLSTRGGDYDLSFETVVLKGLAADGGLFLPHQIPTAENWRNWKDLSYAELAFEILSLYISRSEIPADDLKAIIDRSYSTFRDENVAPLTHLEDNLYLLELFHGPSYSFKDCALQFLGNLFEYFLVRKNQGKIGKERHHLTVVGATSGDTGSAAIEGLKGKKDVSVFILHPKGRISPIQEAQMTTCLDANVHNLAIEGTFDDCQDIVKAMFGDPDSNEALQLGAVNSINFSRILAQIVYYFHSYFSLARQSSSFQVGDKVRFVTPTGNFGNILAGYFAKQMGLPVAKLVVATNENDILHRFWMTGRYEKSGVQDENGSKAENCKETMSPAMDILVSSNFERLMWFLARDFAATVGMDEEFNRKQAGQEVSAWYKSLKTTGGFGPVHDEILENGRRTFESERVSDAETVETIKSCYGKTKYVLDPHSAVGVTASERSIARAGPATHHISLSTAHPAKFSGVVTTALGEEPGFNFEEQVLPEEFKAFTTMERRVTLVENSWEKVREVVKAQVEEDLKTESN, encoded by the exons ATGGCCAACAGCACACAGGACAAGACTCACAGCGAGTCGCAAGTCTATCTCTCGACCAGAGGCGGCGATTACGAt CTCTCCTTCGAGACCGTTGTCCTCAAGGGACTCGCCGCTGACGGAGGTCTCTTCTTGCCGCATCAGATTCCCACTGCTGAGAACTGG CGCAACTGGAAAGACCTCTCCTATGCGGAGCTGGCCTTTGAGATCCTCAGCCTCTACATTTCGAGATCCGAGATCCCCGCCGACGACCTGAAAGCCATCATCGACCGAAGCTACTCTACCTTTCGCGACGAGAATGTAGCTCCCTTGACTCACCTAGAAGACAACCTATACCTTCTTGAGCTGTTCCACGGCCCGAGCTATTCTTTCAAAGACT GTGCTTTGCAATTCTTGGGAAATCTGTTTGAATACTTCCTTGTCCGAAAGAACCAGGGAAAGATCGGAAAAG AGAGGCATCATTTGACTGTTGTGGGCGCAACAAGTGGTGAT ACTGGATCTGCCGCCATTGAGggcctcaagggcaagaaggatGTCTCAGTCTTCATCCTGCACCCCAAGGGCCGCATCAGCCCCATCCAAGAGGCCCAGATGACGACTTGCCTGGATGCAAACGTTCACAACCTCGCCATTGAGGGAACTTTTGACGACTGCCAG GATATCGTCAAGGCCATGTTCGGTGACCCCGATTCCAACGAAGCTTTGCAGCTCGGCGCTGTCAACTCGATCAACTTTTCCAGAATCCTCGCTCAAATCGTCTACTACTTCCACTCGTACTTTTCACTTGCCAGacagtcttcttctttccaggTTGGAGACAAGGTCAGATTCGTAACCCCCACAGGAAACTTTGGCAACATTCTGGCGGGATACTTTGCCAAGCAGATGGGTCTTCCCGTGGCTAAGCTTGTTG TGGCAACGAATGA GAACGATATCTTGCACCGATTCTGGATGACTGGCAGATATGAGAAGAGTGGTGTTCAAGACGAGAACGGCTCCAAGGCCGAAAACTGCAAGGAAACCATGAGCCCAGCCATGGATATCCTGGTCTCCAGCAACTTTGAGAGACTAATGTGGTTCCTTGCAAGag ACTTTGCCGCGACGGTTGGCATGGATGAGGAGTTTAACAGGAAGCAGGCCGGACAGGAAGTCTCTGCCTGGTATAAATCCCTGAAAACGACTGGGGGCTTCGGGCCGGTCCATGACGAGATCTTGGAAAACGGCCGCCGAACCTTTGAGAGCGAGCGCGTAAGCGATGCGGAGACTGTGGAGACGATCAAGTCCTGCTACGGGAAGACCAAGTACGTCCTGGATCCTCACTCGGCTGTGGGAGTCACGGCATCAGAAAGATCCATTGCTCGCGCCGGACCGGCAACACACCACATCTCGCTCTCAACTGCCCACCCCGCCAAATTCTCCGGCGTCGTCACGACGGCGCTGGGCGAGGAGCCTGGGTTCAACTTTGAGGAGCAAGTACTTCCTGAAGAGTTCAAGGCTTTCACTACAATGGAGAGGCGCGTGACGCTTGTGGAGAATTCATGGGAGAAGGTCCGCGAGGTCGTCAAGGCTCAAGTGGAGGAGGATCTCAAGACTGAGAGCAACTAG